A window from Drosophila miranda strain MSH22 chromosome Y unlocalized genomic scaffold, D.miranda_PacBio2.1 Contig_Y2_pilon, whole genome shotgun sequence encodes these proteins:
- the LOC117193381 gene encoding probable cytochrome P450 6a13, with protein MWTLLALVLVAGALIYSRLLEHYDYWRGKGLAGEKPVLFLGNMSGLGKGLHWTDINRRIYEKFSKTERFCGYFTFFSKAFFVMDLELIKKITISDFNSFADRGLFYNVKDDPLTGNLLFLDGSEWRWLRQNLTQVFTSGKMKFMFPTMLSVGEKLTQACELQVGEREPKDLCARLSTDVIGSCAFGLEYNSLNDPNSEFRRMGRSVTTNPLHTGMVQGFMFAQPKFARMLHMRLFRPEVSEFLDTVRQTLAYRKRENVQRSDLIQLLMDLWEEGTKDGLSFEQIAAQAMVFFLAGFDTSSTTTSFCLYELALNPDVQDRLRSEIQEVLAKNNHQLTYESIQEMPYLDHVVAETLRKYPILPHIVRQTTKKYDVPDSRLTLEPGTKVMIPVHSIQHDPELYPEPENFDPSRFEPDQVKARHPMAYLPFGEGPRNCIGERFGKMQMKIGITYILRDFQFRQSERTQIPLKFSSRTFLIGTQEGIHLIMEKLAAP; from the coding sequence ATGTGGACGCTGTTGGCTCTCGTTCTCGTTGCTGGAGCTCTGATTTATTCCCGGCTGCTTGAGCATTATGACTACTGGCGTGGCAAGGGCTTAGCCGGGGAAAAGCCTGTACTTTTCCTTGGCAACATGAGTGGCCTTGGCAAGGGGCTACACTGGACAGACATCAATCGTCGAATCTATGAAAAGTTCAGCAAAACAGAACGCTTCTGCGGCTACTTCACCTTCTTTAGCAAAGCTTTCTTTGTGATGGACCTGGAACTGATTAAAAAAATAACGATAAGTGATTTTAACAGCTTCGCTGACCGTGGACTCTTTTACAATGTTAAGGACGATCCGTTGACGGGAAACCTTCTATTCCTGGACGGGTCCGAGTGGCGCTGGCTGCGACAGAACCTGACGCAGGTCTTCACCTCCGGAAAGATGAAGTTTATGTTCCCCACCATGCTGAGCGTGGGGGAAAAGCTCACCCAGGCTTGCGAGCTGCAAGTGGGTGAAAGAGAGCCCAAGGACTTGTGTGCTCGCTTAAGCACAGATGTCATTGGAAGCTGTGCTTTTGGCCTGGAGTACAACAGCCTCAACGATCCCAATTCGGAATTCCGTCGCATGGGCCGTTCAGTGACCACTAATCCGCTTCACACGGGCATGGTGCAGGGCTTCATGTTTGCCCAGCCCAAATTCGCGCGGATGCTTCATATGCGCCTCTTCCGCCCCGAGGTGAGCGAGTTCTTGGACACAGTCCGCCAGACACTGGCCTACAGGAAGAGGGAGAATGTGCAGCGCAGTGATTTGATACAACTGCTAATGGATCTGTGGGAAGAGGGGACCAAGGATGGGCTGTCCTTCGAACAGATTGCCGCTCAAGCTATGGTGTTCTTCCTGGCCGGCTTTGACACTTCCTCGACAACAACGTCCTTCTGCCTATATGAATTGGCCTTGAACCCCGATGTTCAGGACAGATTGCGCAGTGAAATCCAAGAGGTTCTAGCCAAGAACAATCACCAGCTGACATATGAGTCTATTCAGGAGATGCCGTACCTGGATCATGTTGTGGCAGAGACACTACGAAAGTACCCTATACTGCCGCATATTGTGCGACAAACTACCAAAAAATATGATGTGCCGGACAGCAGACTTACTTTGGAGCCAGGCACGAAAGTGATGATCCCCGTGCACAGCATACAGCACGACCCAGAGCTTTATCCAGAGCCGGAAAACTTTGACCCAAGTCGCTTCGAACCGGATCAGGTAAAGGCCCGTCACCCGATGGCCTACTTGCCATTTGGCGAAGGTCCGCGTAATTGCATCGGAGAGCGCTTCGGGAAAATGCAGATGAAAATTGGAATTACCTACATTCTACGCGATTTCCAATTCCGCCAATCCGAGCGTACACAGATCCCATTGAAGTTCTCCAGTCGGACGTTTCTTATAGGAACCCAAGAAGGTATTCACCTTATAATGGAAAAACTGGCCGCACCCTAA
- the LOC108160594 gene encoding LOW QUALITY PROTEIN: probable cytochrome P450 6a23 (The sequence of the model RefSeq protein was modified relative to this genomic sequence to represent the inferred CDS: substituted 1 base at 1 genomic stop codon), translating into MSLVLALIAIMVSLVLFAARRHGYWQRRGIPHDVPHPLFGNIGDWPKKRQIAVIFRDYYRKYKSAKYPFAGFYFFFTRTAVVTDLDLVKRVLIKDFNYFENRGIFYNEIDDPLSATVFSIEGQKWRHLRHKLTPTFTSGKMKHMFPIVVKVGEEMDKVFSNKVGDEKVLEIVDLVARYTADVIGNCAFGLNCNSQQNPNADFVTFGKRALSERRYKGLLDFIIFGFPKLSRSLRLKLNVQEVEDFYTKIVRDTIDYRLKTKEKRNDFMDSLIEMYQKEQEGNSDEGLTFKEILAQAFIFFVAGFETSSTTMGFALYELAQNQDTQDKLRKEINDVLAKHNNQFRLXWVSTQTLRKYPALAHLTRKTQADFSPEDPKNFIAKGTIVVIPALGIHYDPDIYPEPEKFKPERFTEEAIASRPACAWLPFGEGPSNCIGLRFGIMQTCVGLAYLIKGYRFSVAPETQIPMKLILKSILLSAENGIYLKVEKVSN; encoded by the exons ATGTCGCTGGTGCTAGCGTTGATTGCCATTATGGTGTCGCTTGTTCTCTTCGCGGCAAGACGTCATGGATATTGGCAGCGTCGTGGTATCCCGCACGATGTGCCCCACCCACTTTTCGGGAACATTGGGGACTGGCCCAAGAAGCGGCAAATAGCAGTTATATTCAGGGATTACTATCGGAAGTACAAGAGTGCGAAATACCCGTTTGCTGGATTCTACTTCTTTTTTACAAGAACCGCTGTGGTTACCGATCTGGATCTGGTAAAGCGAGTGCTCATCAAAGACTTCAATTATTTCGAAAACCGAGGCATATTCTACAATGAGATTGATGACCCCCTCTCGGCAACAGTGTTCAGCATTGAAGGTCAGAAGTGGCGTCATCTGAGGCACAAGCTGACACCCACATTTACGTCTGGCAAAATGAAGCACATGTTCCCTATTGTGGTCAAAGTGGGTGAGGAGATGGACaaagtcttcagcaacaaggTTGGCGATGAAAAGGTTCTTGAAATCGTTGATCTGGTGGCCCGATACACGGCTGACGTCATAGGCAATTGCGCCTTTGGACTAAATTGCAATAGTCAACAGAATCCCAATGCGGATTTTGTCACATTTGGCAAGCGAGCCCTCAGCGAACGTCGCTATAAGGGTCTATTAGATTTCATTATATTCGGCTTTCCGAAGCTTTCACGTTCCCTGCGCCTCAAATTGAATGTACAGGAAGTTGAGGACTTCTACACAAAGATTGTGAGAGACACCATCGACTATCGCTTGAAGACTAAGGAAAAGCGTAACGACTTCATGGACAGTCTGATTGAAATGTACCAGAAAGAGCAGGAGGGCAACTCTGATGAAGGTCTGACCTTCAAAGAGATCCTGGCACAGGCATTCATATTCTTTGTGGCCGGTTTCGAGACAAGCTCCACCACCATGGGTTTTGCGCTCTATGAGCTGGCGCAGAACCAGGACACTCAAGATAAGCTGAGAAAGGAGATCAACGATGTTTTGGCCAAGCACAACAATCAGTTCAGGTTGTAATGGGTAAGTACTC AAACTCTTCGGAAGTACCCGGCTCTTGCGCATTTAACGCGAAAGACGCAGGCGGATTTTTCACCCGAAGATCCGAAGAATTTCATTGCCAAAGGAACAATAGTTGTCATCCCGGCTCTGGGTATTCACTACGATCCTGATATTTATCCCGAACCCGAGAAATTCAAGCCGGAGCGTTTTACGGAGGAGGCCATCGCCTCCAGACCCGCCTGCGCCTGGCTGCCCTTTGGCGAGGGTCCAAGCAACTGCATCGGACTGCGCTTCGGCATAATGCAAACCTGTGTAGGCCTGGCATACCTGATCAAGGGGTACAGGTTCAGTGTCGCTCCGGAGACGCAAATACCCATGAAGTTAATCCTCAAAAGCATTTTACTGTCTGCCGAAAATGGAATCTATCTTAAGGTCGAAAAAGTTTCCAATTGA